A single Acidobacteriota bacterium DNA region contains:
- the ruvX gene encoding Holliday junction resolvase RuvX, with protein MRLLGIDLGEKRVGVATGDSHVGIAVPHSTIRRTGDRQLIAELRALAADSEAEVLVVGEPRRLDGSVGPAAERARAFARKLGEACDLPVRTVNESLTSVEAERRLRAAGVDPRRHPERVDAVAAQILLEEELGRETV; from the coding sequence GTGCGTCTTCTCGGCATCGATCTCGGCGAGAAACGCGTCGGGGTGGCGACGGGGGATTCGCATGTGGGGATCGCGGTGCCGCACTCGACGATCCGGCGCACCGGGGACCGGCAGCTGATCGCGGAGCTAAGGGCGCTGGCGGCCGATTCCGAAGCCGAGGTACTCGTGGTCGGCGAGCCGCGGAGGCTGGACGGCTCCGTCGGGCCGGCGGCCGAGCGCGCCCGCGCCTTCGCCCGGAAGCTGGGCGAGGCCTGCGATCTGCCGGTGCGAACCGTGAACGAGTCCCTGACCTCGGTGGAGGCGGAGCGCCGGCTGCGGGCGGCGGGTGTCGATCCGCGGCGGCACCCGGAGCGGGTCGACGCGGTGGCGGCTCAGATCCTCCTCGAGGAGGAGCTGGGCCGGGAGACGGTGTGA